The proteins below come from a single Tenuifilum thalassicum genomic window:
- a CDS encoding PKD domain-containing protein — translation MVLRKISTATFVLFILSFFSDYKVNAQTDTEFWFSVPEINRYHWNGNESSPGNKGYPVFLRITTGTLASRVTISMPANAAVFNGGSPLVIDIPANRTYTIDLAALNLIGDDKTTPATSIENRLLWTSSNTAIPNPYINKNNKGLLIEATSPVTVYYEISAIYNMELLALKGKNALGRTFYIPFETTYGISQYVANNANYKYRPYNSFEIVATEDNTEIRITPTADVFVYPSGFKPANVPFTIWLNRGETAIIAPYKNDSQVAYKVDPNKTLAGTKVEVVSGGDIAINTRHDMVSPGGGVDFVGDQLVPTDHIGNHYAVVRGVLADTQEYVYVLATANNTNVKVNGVSVGTINERGVLPVQIPSANLITTIETDNPVYVFHLSGFGNGTQTQVAGAIIPTISTCTGSSRVGFNRTKADYDNGYGSKYYEFYMNILVRKGAEDGFKLYDKNGNDVTGIIPGLNDPASYTDVGTTPPFDEWRYARFKADNIQAGVDEAYLLENTKDVFHLGILNGHPNADAFYGYFSDFNTFNPDAFVVVNESQGGKICYGDSRQLYASGGTHYLWSPSDFLDDPASPTPVATNITRSLKYTVTVSGACGLSDTREVNFLVSDPIYPGFTTDHFEGCSPFQPTIINNATGAAQSWWDFNSDGDWNDPDEGLNNSPTFSVPFTNNGSDTLRYTITQMVVDATGICQKTFSKDILVYPFIDINPVLDAKSNPDDCHPLTVDFKANPIGNSGTATFRWDFGDGATSSSPDPTHTYYNYDPNPKNLNAQLTITDKYNYCSVTKPVPVTIQPYIRASFAVDKVEICSGEAIPIINNSTGGITNTYWDKDGDGTFESSDPGNWVFNRTTTTTVGIKVQNAGGCTNTFSQTITVNPTPYADVAIATQGDVTCSPLAVNLSATNITNGSTIEWILSEGGNSNVISTQPTTTYNIQNYDAFAHNYDIQFRALSDKGCQFLSNPTPVTVQPFVDADFTVLNNTNCSPVDLSFDVQKYAGISEYRWDWNNDGTIDATFDQTTQQDVFTRQEVNQTGAISNFKPKLTVVNLAGCTRSKELDTPIPIYPEVTADFSLPTGPLCNPQTLTLTNLSEYSGGGVLNNATYSWSFGDGSTSNERDPVHSFNNVTENNKTFDITLVAKSEHGCSSQPVTKQLTLYPYIKSEFSIDNLVGCAPHDYSISLTKYPGISSYEFDFDGDGGYDQSFTSATVPKTIPHTQDNLTGTEQLYDVTLRVSNSAGCTNESKIPVRVYPGVTASFTPNSDQVICEGASVSFNSTSIVNGTATHPQYVNWDFGDGLTSTSKSVSHTFNNDDTQNDKTYTVTLTASNVHGCSDTETLDVTVHPKLTNGFTMQMSGECTPFDVSFTPTGVGATSYEWSFGGLFPNETRNNSTPFTYQADNPDPDNISTHTITLITSNANGACVSQPVSKTLKVYPRLVPQAASLQQFACPGSPITFTNSSTGGDLVYTWDFKDGQSYSTDLQDNFDHYFDNRTSTDKVFTVSLTALNANGCEKSVDVPVTIHPRVEADFTMTYDSICVPFDVKFTNTSLNGSTFSWDYGYTLNGVAQQQVTSRPTLEHVYTFDNDQPNTVFKPTITLTATQNHSNSGLTCRSTIQKEFIDIYPKVITSFTPSINRGCNPLSVDFTNNSTGLGSYLWDFGNGKQTDQENPSGITFSNSSKEQLANYTVWLKAVNAIGCSDSTSSTITVNPKMVADFTWDKTEGCSPVTVGLNNVSTSPLYQYNWDFGDGQTSSDEQPLAHEYINITLNIDNPSITLTTSYRDDPTCFDVKTLPLNIYPRIYPDFDANFAGCTPHRVEFVNQTQAFSSNNEFIWKFGNGNHSYEFEPVEEYKNPDTNNDKTFTVTLTAKSEHGCVDSVKKDVTVYPRPYAAMELTGDYISCPPFDVEIQNNTLGTNLTFTYDFGDGTDSITTLHDNMLHQFDNLDSNPVSYQIWLKAVTPHDCADSVSQTVQVFPRVIANYDVSPGYENCSPHEVKFNNLSTNAKLFEWDFDDGYTSSSTNPTQTFLNDTENDKVYNVRLTALSEYDCIDDTVKQITIWATPQALIGVEPPLKEFPDNTFSIINESSPAADSWTYNWYFDDNTTSTEKNPGTHTYTRWGHKEKGFTYDVSLVINSPHCKDSTSKVVYLMPPKPIADFTQNKANGCAPHEVHFVNNSLYGNDDGYEWDFDDGTPPVKEFQPVHTFTEPGYYRVKLKVTGEGGESFDYGIIRVYPTPKADFVAYPQRVMLPDAEVRLQNLTTNCDSCTYDWDMGDGTQYLDVKDPNHIYKEMGEYRVSLWASRKYPDAVCIDSISKYPAVWVEGIGYVKFPDAFKPNPSGPNGGSYDDHDMTNEVFHPIHYGVVEYKLMIFTRWGEQVFTSRDVNIGWDGYINGRLAEQGVYVWRAIGKYTNGKVFDKRGTVTLIR, via the coding sequence ATGGTGTTGAGGAAGATTTCTACTGCTACTTTTGTGTTGTTTATCCTGTCCTTTTTTTCTGATTATAAGGTAAATGCGCAAACTGATACGGAGTTTTGGTTTAGTGTTCCCGAAATAAATCGTTACCATTGGAATGGAAACGAGTCTTCTCCAGGAAATAAGGGTTATCCGGTTTTTCTTAGAATAACAACAGGTACTCTTGCAAGTAGGGTTACCATATCGATGCCTGCTAATGCTGCAGTTTTTAATGGAGGAAGCCCTTTAGTAATTGACATTCCAGCTAATCGGACCTATACTATTGATTTGGCTGCTTTAAATCTAATAGGTGATGATAAGACCACTCCAGCAACATCTATCGAGAACAGGCTTTTATGGACATCTTCGAATACTGCGATTCCTAATCCCTATATCAATAAAAATAATAAGGGTTTGCTTATTGAGGCAACCTCCCCAGTAACCGTATACTACGAGATTAGTGCTATCTATAATATGGAACTGCTTGCCCTTAAAGGTAAGAACGCATTGGGGAGAACCTTTTATATTCCATTCGAGACCACTTATGGTATTTCACAATATGTAGCAAATAATGCTAACTATAAATACCGACCCTATAATTCATTTGAGATTGTTGCTACGGAGGATAATACCGAAATTCGCATTACTCCTACAGCCGATGTTTTTGTTTATCCAAGCGGTTTCAAACCAGCAAATGTCCCATTTACCATTTGGCTCAATAGGGGGGAAACAGCAATAATTGCACCCTACAAAAATGACAGTCAGGTTGCATACAAGGTTGATCCTAACAAAACGCTAGCAGGAACCAAGGTGGAGGTAGTAAGCGGCGGTGATATTGCAATAAATACCCGGCACGATATGGTTAGCCCTGGGGGTGGTGTCGATTTTGTTGGCGATCAGCTAGTGCCTACTGATCATATAGGAAACCACTATGCTGTTGTGCGTGGAGTTTTAGCCGATACCCAAGAATACGTTTATGTCTTGGCTACTGCAAATAATACCAATGTAAAAGTAAATGGAGTGTCGGTAGGAACTATAAATGAAAGAGGGGTGCTGCCTGTTCAAATCCCTTCAGCAAATCTTATTACAACAATTGAGACCGATAATCCTGTTTACGTTTTCCACCTATCGGGTTTTGGGAATGGTACTCAAACTCAGGTTGCTGGTGCAATTATTCCAACCATTTCTACATGCACCGGCTCTTCTCGTGTGGGTTTTAATAGGACTAAAGCCGACTACGATAATGGGTATGGATCTAAGTATTATGAGTTTTACATGAATATTCTTGTCCGCAAGGGTGCCGAAGATGGATTTAAACTTTACGATAAAAATGGTAATGATGTAACTGGTATTATCCCTGGGCTTAATGATCCAGCAAGCTATACAGATGTGGGTACCACTCCTCCTTTCGATGAATGGAGGTATGCACGGTTTAAAGCAGATAATATACAAGCAGGTGTTGATGAGGCTTACTTATTGGAAAACACAAAGGATGTTTTTCACTTAGGTATTTTAAACGGACATCCAAATGCTGATGCTTTTTATGGCTATTTTTCCGACTTTAATACCTTTAACCCCGATGCTTTTGTCGTTGTTAACGAGTCACAGGGTGGTAAAATTTGTTATGGCGATTCAAGGCAGCTATATGCTAGCGGAGGTACTCACTACCTTTGGTCACCAAGCGATTTTTTAGACGATCCTGCAAGTCCTACCCCTGTTGCTACGAATATTACTCGTTCTTTAAAATACACAGTTACAGTTAGCGGTGCCTGTGGGCTATCCGATACTCGCGAGGTTAACTTTTTGGTTTCTGATCCTATATATCCAGGTTTTACAACCGATCACTTTGAGGGTTGCTCACCGTTTCAACCTACAATTATTAATAATGCCACGGGTGCGGCTCAAAGCTGGTGGGATTTTAATAGCGATGGTGATTGGAACGATCCAGACGAGGGTTTAAATAACTCTCCAACTTTTTCTGTACCTTTTACTAACAATGGATCGGATACGTTACGATATACCATTACACAAATGGTTGTTGATGCTACAGGTATTTGCCAGAAAACTTTTTCTAAGGATATTTTGGTTTACCCTTTCATTGATATAAATCCTGTTCTGGATGCCAAATCAAACCCCGACGATTGCCATCCGTTAACTGTCGATTTTAAGGCAAACCCAATTGGGAATAGCGGTACCGCAACTTTTCGATGGGATTTTGGCGATGGCGCAACATCTTCATCGCCCGATCCTACACATACTTATTACAATTACGACCCCAACCCAAAGAATTTAAATGCTCAGCTCACAATTACCGATAAGTATAACTATTGCTCTGTAACTAAACCTGTACCTGTTACTATTCAGCCATATATAAGAGCAAGTTTTGCAGTTGACAAGGTTGAAATCTGTTCTGGTGAAGCTATACCTATCATTAATAATAGCACGGGTGGTATTACAAATACCTATTGGGATAAAGATGGCGATGGCACTTTTGAAAGTAGCGATCCTGGCAATTGGGTGTTTAACAGAACCACAACTACAACCGTTGGTATTAAAGTGCAAAACGCTGGTGGATGTACAAATACTTTTTCGCAAACCATTACTGTTAACCCAACGCCATATGCCGATGTTGCTATTGCAACTCAAGGCGATGTGACCTGTTCGCCTTTAGCGGTTAATCTTAGCGCAACAAACATTACTAATGGTAGCACAATTGAGTGGATTCTTTCAGAGGGTGGTAATTCTAATGTAATTTCTACTCAACCAACAACCACGTATAACATTCAAAATTACGATGCATTTGCCCATAATTACGATATTCAGTTTCGTGCCCTTTCCGACAAAGGATGCCAATTCCTTTCTAATCCAACTCCTGTTACTGTTCAGCCTTTTGTAGATGCCGATTTTACGGTTTTAAATAATACAAACTGCTCCCCAGTTGATCTGAGTTTTGATGTTCAGAAGTATGCAGGTATTAGCGAATATCGATGGGATTGGAATAATGACGGAACTATTGATGCTACATTTGACCAAACTACTCAACAGGATGTTTTTACCCGTCAAGAGGTTAACCAGACGGGGGCAATCAGCAACTTCAAACCAAAACTTACTGTTGTTAACCTTGCTGGTTGTACTCGTTCTAAAGAACTTGACACGCCAATTCCAATCTATCCAGAGGTTACTGCCGACTTTAGCCTACCTACAGGTCCATTATGTAACCCTCAAACACTAACTCTTACGAACCTTAGTGAGTACTCGGGAGGTGGTGTTTTGAATAATGCTACCTATAGCTGGAGTTTTGGCGATGGCTCCACATCTAACGAACGCGACCCTGTACACTCATTTAATAATGTTACCGAGAATAATAAGACATTTGATATCACTCTAGTTGCTAAATCGGAACATGGCTGTTCTTCACAGCCTGTAACAAAGCAGCTAACTTTATATCCATATATTAAGTCGGAGTTTAGTATCGATAATCTTGTTGGTTGTGCTCCGCATGATTATAGCATCTCGCTTACTAAGTATCCTGGAATATCATCTTATGAGTTCGATTTTGATGGCGATGGCGGCTATGATCAGTCGTTTACTTCTGCTACAGTACCTAAAACTATTCCTCACACTCAGGATAACCTAACCGGAACAGAACAGCTATATGATGTTACTCTAAGGGTTTCTAATTCCGCAGGCTGTACAAACGAGTCTAAAATCCCCGTAAGGGTTTACCCTGGCGTTACAGCAAGTTTTACACCCAATTCCGATCAGGTTATTTGCGAGGGAGCTTCTGTTTCATTTAACAGCACTAGTATAGTTAATGGAACGGCAACTCACCCTCAATACGTTAATTGGGATTTTGGCGATGGTCTCACATCAACTAGTAAATCAGTTAGTCACACTTTTAATAATGACGATACCCAAAACGATAAAACATATACAGTAACTCTTACCGCCTCTAATGTTCATGGATGCTCCGACACCGAAACACTTGATGTTACTGTTCACCCTAAGCTAACCAATGGCTTTACCATGCAAATGAGCGGTGAGTGTACGCCGTTTGATGTATCATTTACGCCTACTGGAGTTGGTGCAACTTCATACGAATGGTCGTTTGGTGGGTTATTCCCTAATGAAACCCGCAACAATTCTACACCTTTTACCTATCAGGCAGATAATCCTGATCCCGATAATATTTCAACCCATACAATAACCCTAATAACCTCAAATGCTAATGGAGCTTGTGTTAGTCAACCTGTTTCTAAAACCCTTAAGGTTTACCCACGTTTAGTACCTCAGGCAGCATCACTTCAACAATTTGCCTGCCCAGGTAGCCCAATTACCTTTACTAATAGTTCTACTGGTGGCGATTTGGTGTATACATGGGATTTTAAGGATGGTCAAAGCTATTCAACAGATTTGCAGGATAATTTTGACCATTATTTCGATAATAGAACCTCTACCGACAAGGTATTCACAGTTTCGCTTACTGCGTTAAATGCAAATGGATGTGAAAAATCTGTTGATGTGCCTGTAACTATTCATCCTAGGGTCGAAGCAGATTTTACCATGACCTACGATAGCATCTGTGTTCCTTTTGATGTTAAGTTTACCAACACATCTCTCAATGGCTCAACCTTTAGCTGGGACTACGGGTATACTCTAAATGGTGTGGCTCAACAACAAGTAACATCTAGGCCCACTCTTGAACATGTTTATACCTTTGATAATGACCAGCCCAATACAGTTTTTAAACCAACTATTACTCTCACAGCAACACAAAACCACTCAAATAGTGGCCTAACCTGTCGTAGCACTATTCAGAAAGAGTTTATTGATATCTACCCAAAGGTGATAACCTCTTTTACTCCAAGCATTAACAGAGGCTGTAACCCATTATCTGTTGATTTTACTAATAATTCAACAGGACTGGGATCTTACTTGTGGGATTTCGGTAATGGCAAACAAACCGATCAAGAGAATCCTTCTGGAATTACATTTTCCAATAGTAGTAAAGAGCAGCTAGCTAATTATACTGTTTGGCTAAAAGCAGTTAATGCTATTGGCTGCAGCGATAGTACAAGCAGCACAATTACAGTTAATCCTAAAATGGTTGCCGATTTTACATGGGACAAAACAGAAGGTTGTTCTCCTGTTACAGTTGGATTAAATAACGTGTCAACTTCTCCGTTGTATCAGTATAACTGGGACTTTGGCGACGGCCAAACATCATCCGACGAACAGCCATTAGCGCATGAGTATATTAATATCACTCTAAACATTGATAATCCATCAATTACCCTAACCACATCGTATCGCGACGATCCTACCTGTTTCGATGTTAAAACATTACCTTTAAATATTTACCCTCGCATCTACCCCGATTTTGACGCAAATTTTGCAGGCTGTACACCTCATCGTGTTGAGTTTGTGAACCAAACGCAGGCCTTTAGCTCTAATAATGAGTTTATATGGAAGTTTGGAAATGGTAATCATAGCTACGAGTTCGAACCCGTTGAGGAGTACAAGAACCCCGATACAAATAACGATAAGACATTTACTGTAACCTTAACAGCGAAAAGCGAACATGGCTGCGTAGATTCTGTAAAAAAAGATGTTACAGTTTATCCACGACCTTATGCAGCAATGGAACTGACTGGCGATTATATCTCATGCCCTCCTTTCGATGTTGAAATACAGAATAATACCTTAGGAACGAACCTCACCTTTACATACGACTTTGGAGATGGTACCGATAGCATTACCACTTTGCATGATAATATGCTGCATCAGTTTGATAACCTCGACAGTAATCCAGTTTCTTATCAAATATGGCTGAAGGCTGTAACCCCTCACGATTGTGCCGATTCTGTTTCGCAGACAGTTCAGGTCTTCCCTAGGGTGATTGCCAACTATGATGTGAGCCCAGGCTATGAGAACTGTAGTCCACACGAAGTGAAGTTCAATAACCTCTCTACAAATGCGAAACTCTTTGAATGGGATTTTGACGATGGGTACACATCATCTTCAACTAATCCAACACAAACCTTTTTGAACGATACCGAAAACGACAAGGTTTATAATGTTCGTTTAACAGCTCTCTCAGAGTACGATTGTATCGACGATACCGTTAAGCAGATAACCATTTGGGCTACACCACAAGCACTAATTGGCGTTGAGCCTCCTTTAAAAGAATTTCCCGATAATACCTTTTCTATAATTAATGAATCATCTCCTGCTGCCGATTCCTGGACATACAATTGGTATTTTGATGATAACACAACTAGTACTGAAAAAAATCCTGGAACTCATACTTATACTCGTTGGGGGCATAAGGAGAAAGGCTTTACTTATGATGTTTCCTTAGTGATCAATAGCCCCCACTGTAAAGATTCAACATCAAAGGTTGTTTATCTAATGCCTCCTAAGCCAATTGCCGATTTTACCCAAAATAAGGCAAATGGATGTGCCCCTCATGAGGTTCATTTCGTTAATAATTCGCTCTATGGCAACGATGATGGTTATGAATGGGATTTTGATGATGGTACACCTCCAGTTAAAGAATTCCAGCCAGTTCACACATTTACAGAACCTGGTTATTACAGGGTTAAACTGAAGGTGACTGGAGAAGGTGGTGAGAGTTTCGATTATGGAATTATAAGAGTTTACCCAACTCCAAAAGCCGACTTTGTTGCATACCCTCAGCGGGTTATGTTACCCGATGCCGAGGTTCGATTGCAAAATCTTACAACCAACTGTGATTCTTGTACATATGATTGGGATATGGGAGATGGAACACAGTATTTAGATGTTAAAGATCCTAACCATATTTATAAAGAAATGGGGGAGTATAGGGTATCACTTTGGGCTTCTCGTAAGTATCCCGATGCTGTATGTATCGACTCCATATCAAAATATCCTGCAGTATGGGTTGAAGGTATTGGTTACGTGAAATTTCCAGATGCTTTCAAGCCCAATCCTAGTGGTCCAAATGGCGGTTCATACGACGATCATGATATGACAAACGAGGTTTTCCACCCGATTCATTATGGCGTAGTTGAATATAAATTGATGATATTTACTAGATGGGGAGAACAAGTATTTACATCTAGAGATGTGAACATTGGTTGGGATGGTTATATAAATGGTCGCCTTGCTGAACAAGGTGTGTACGTTTGGCGTGCAATTGGTAAATATACCAATGGTAAAGTGTTTGATAAACGAGGTACAGTAACTTTAATTAGGTAG